Within the Thermodesulfobacteriota bacterium genome, the region ACACAATCGTCGCCTCGTTAGCCTTTTATTTGTTAGCGGCGATAGGAATAAGAAACCTCGGGCCAAAACTCAAGTTTGCCGTAATCACCCTGATTGTCCTAGGTTTCTTGGCTAATGTTTGGGAGGGTTACTCCACTGTTAACAAAGAACGTTGGAGAGAGATGGTAGATTATATCGACACTAACGCCAGCGAGGGGGATTTGGTGCTTTTCAACGCGAACTACGCCCAGATACCCTTCGACTACTATTCTAAAAGAACCGACCTGGTCAAGAAACCATTCCCGGAAGAAACTAATATCGTGGATGAGGACAGCGTAAAAAAGCTCGACTCCAGTGTCAAGGATTATAACCGGGTGTGGGTGGTTCTGGCCCACAGCTACGATTCCCAAGGCCTCATCAAGAAGAGCTTAGACCAATCCCATAATTTATTGTCCAGCCGGGAATACATTGGCATGAGCTATGCCAGCAACGACGAACATCATAAGCTGGAGGCTAGCCTATTTGAGAAAAAGTGAGAGGAGATTCTCCTATTCTCAGTGTTATGAATCTCTTGATTCCCTAATATGGATTGCTTTGTCGGTAAAAATTATAGTAAATTCGATATTAGTTGTTTTATACCTCAGTCGTTATCACCCTTATTACCCTGCCTATTATCCGGAGCTCATCCCTTTCCAACGCTTCGAGTGGGAATACCTTCTCTTTGTGCATCGGATTATCCGGTTTTAAGATTATTTTTTGATAATCGATGTAAACCCTTTTAACCGTGGCCCCGATGTAGGGAACCTCCAATAGATAGGCCTTGCCGTCGATGATGTCCTTCTGGTTCATATCTACAAATACGACAGACCCGTCCGGGATATTGGCTTCCATACTGTCGCCCCTGACCCTTACCAGGAGTATGTGGTCCGAGAGCCACCTTGCCTTTACCGGGACCCAGTCTATAGGTTCCGGTGAAGAGTAATTCCGGAGAGCCTCCCCAGCATCGGCTTCGTTATAAACCGGGGCAAGCACGATTTCCTCCTTGGCATAATGCCCGATATTGTGACCCGGCTGCCAATGCCTTAGGTCGTCGGAATTAAAAGGATGTGATTCTGCTGCCGGAGGGTAATCGCTTTTCGCCGAAATGACTTTATTCTTGAACATTTCACCTAGGCCACTCCGTAACCACTCAGGATTGGCTCCAAAAGCCTGTTCTATGAGCAGAAAAAGACGCTCGGTGACCGGGGTCCTTCCCTTTTCTATGTTAGAGATGTAACTCCGGTTATACCCAATCGCCGAGGCGAATTCCTCTTGATTCTTGTTTAAATGTTGTCTTAGTAACCTTATCCTCACCCCATTTTGTTTATTATCCATATTTTCTCCTTGACAATGTTATCGGTATACTATATATTAGTTAATAATTAACTTTTGTCAAGCTATAGAGTTTATAATGAACATTTTATTAACCAATAAATTATACAGGTTAGACTGCCTCGATGTAAAACTAACTCCGGGTTTTAGCCGTATAAGAAAAACACAGACGGGGGTGTAAATACTATGTATGAGCTACTGGGTAGTGCGACTACAGGTTTTCTTAACCGTATGAGGGTCCGGGAGCGAGAGCTGAAGAGGTGGCTCCGAGCTATCCTGTTTCTGATTGCCTTATGCCTAGCCGGGATGGATT harbors:
- a CDS encoding XRE family transcriptional regulator, which produces MDNKQNGVRIRLLRQHLNKNQEEFASAIGYNRSYISNIEKGRTPVTERLFLLIEQAFGANPEWLRSGLGEMFKNKVISAKSDYPPAAESHPFNSDDLRHWQPGHNIGHYAKEEIVLAPVYNEADAGEALRNYSSPEPIDWVPVKARWLSDHILLVRVRGDSMEANIPDGSVVFVDMNQKDIIDGKAYLLEVPYIGATVKRVYIDYQKIILKPDNPMHKEKVFPLEALERDELRIIGRVIRVITTEV